In a single window of the Streptomyces sp. NBC_00353 genome:
- a CDS encoding serine hydrolase: MTEDATGRGISRRRLSGGMLALGGALALAPIPFAETASAMESGAGSSGTSEAGTSGPGAGAEAAHGRPTLRRGSAVRAGLLQGPLDQLVTDAEKFLSASPKHPWFAGAVLLAGRGGTVALHRPIGKAVRYAAYDEKTDTGVEFPADQQIAMAEDTVFDLASVSKLFTSILAVQQIERGALELEAKVASYLPDFARGGKQDITIRQLLTHTSGFRAWIPLYKAPTREGKLELLWNEVPANPPGTVYLYSDLNLISLQLVLEKITGRTQDVLLREEITAPLGMHRTRYNPPAAWKPKIAATEDARLPWSGLDRGLVWGEVHDENAYSLDGVAGHAGVFSCAWDLAILARTLLNGGVYGRARILSDESVDLLFTDFNTAFPGDAHGLGFELYQHWYMGAMATPRTAGHTGFTGTSLVLDPTTDSFLIVLGNSVHPVRTWRSGSAPRVATANQMARAVAVPPARGRTAWFSGMASAASATLTLPVLRPVTSRAGLSCALWWDTEPGSDFLFLEASSDAGATWQPVPFTTVPTAAAHHGTEPEPHPAGSVSGWSGRVWHRLDADLAAWRDKEVRLRWRYTTDQLYVGRGAYVDGIRVEDNGRTVFDDSRSGDAGRIEVNGWTVSAD, translated from the coding sequence ATGACCGAGGACGCAACCGGCAGAGGAATCAGCCGACGCAGGCTGAGCGGCGGGATGCTGGCACTGGGCGGGGCGCTCGCCCTGGCACCGATTCCGTTCGCGGAGACGGCGTCGGCCATGGAATCTGGGGCGGGATCGTCGGGGACGTCGGAGGCTGGAACATCGGGACCGGGGGCGGGGGCGGAAGCCGCGCACGGTCGGCCGACGCTGCGGCGCGGTTCCGCCGTCCGCGCGGGCCTGTTGCAGGGACCGCTGGACCAATTGGTCACCGACGCCGAGAAGTTCCTCAGCGCCTCCCCCAAGCACCCGTGGTTCGCGGGCGCGGTGCTGCTCGCGGGGCGCGGTGGCACGGTGGCACTGCACCGGCCGATCGGCAAGGCGGTGCGGTACGCGGCATACGACGAGAAGACCGACACCGGGGTGGAGTTCCCGGCGGACCAGCAGATCGCGATGGCCGAGGACACGGTCTTCGATCTGGCGTCGGTGTCGAAGCTGTTCACCTCGATCCTGGCCGTGCAGCAGATCGAGCGCGGGGCGCTGGAGCTGGAGGCGAAGGTCGCCTCGTATCTGCCCGACTTCGCGAGAGGCGGCAAGCAGGACATCACGATCCGTCAGCTGCTCACGCACACGTCGGGCTTCCGTGCCTGGATTCCGCTCTACAAGGCGCCGACGCGGGAGGGAAAGCTGGAGCTGCTGTGGAACGAGGTGCCGGCCAACCCGCCCGGCACCGTGTACCTCTACTCCGACCTCAATCTGATCTCGTTGCAGCTGGTCCTGGAGAAGATCACCGGCCGCACCCAGGATGTCCTGCTCCGCGAGGAGATCACCGCTCCGCTCGGTATGCACCGCACTCGCTACAACCCGCCCGCCGCCTGGAAGCCGAAGATCGCGGCGACCGAGGACGCCCGGCTCCCCTGGTCCGGCCTGGACCGCGGCCTCGTCTGGGGCGAGGTGCACGACGAGAACGCCTACAGCCTGGACGGGGTGGCGGGCCACGCCGGAGTCTTCTCCTGCGCCTGGGACCTGGCGATCCTCGCCCGGACACTGCTCAACGGCGGCGTCTACGGGCGCGCGAGGATCCTCTCCGACGAGTCGGTGGATCTCCTGTTCACCGACTTCAACACCGCGTTCCCGGGTGATGCGCACGGGCTCGGCTTCGAGCTCTACCAGCACTGGTACATGGGGGCGATGGCCACCCCGCGCACCGCGGGCCACACCGGCTTCACGGGCACAAGCCTCGTCCTCGATCCGACGACCGACTCGTTCCTGATCGTGCTGGGCAACTCGGTCCACCCGGTCCGCACCTGGCGCTCCGGCAGCGCACCACGGGTCGCCACCGCGAACCAGATGGCGCGAGCGGTGGCGGTGCCCCCGGCCCGCGGCCGTACCGCCTGGTTCTCGGGCATGGCGAGCGCCGCTTCCGCCACGCTCACGCTGCCCGTGCTGCGTCCGGTGACGTCACGTGCCGGGCTGAGCTGTGCGCTGTGGTGGGACACCGAGCCGGGCTCCGACTTCCTGTTCCTCGAGGCCTCTTCGGACGCCGGGGCGACCTGGCAGCCGGTGCCGTTCACCACCGTACCGACAGCGGCCGCACATCACGGGACGGAGCCCGAACCGCATCCGGCGGGCTCCGTCTCCGGCTGGTCGGGCCGGGTCTGGCACCGGCTGGACGCGGACCTTGCCGCCTGGCGCGACAAGGAGGTGCGGCTGCGCTGGCGGTACACCACGGACCAGCTGTACGTCGGACGCGGGGCGTACGTGGACGGCATCCGGGTCGAGGACAACGGCCGTACGGTCTTCGACGACAGCAGGTCCGGTGACGCGGGGCGTATCGAGGTGAACGGGTGGACGGTGTCCGCGGACTGA
- a CDS encoding NAD(P)H-dependent flavin oxidoreductase: METELSKKLGVEHAIFGFTPFPAVAAAITRAGGFGVLGAVRYTAPDDLARDLDWMQEHTDGKPYGLDVVMPARKVEGVTEADVEAMIPAGHRQFVQDTLAKHGVPELAEGEASGWRITGWMEEVARNQLDVAFEYPIKLLANALGSPPADVVQRAHDGDVLVAALAGSARHARHHADAGIDIVVAQGYEAGGHTGEIASMVLVPDVVDAVGPIPVLAAGGIGSGEQIAAGLALGAQGVWLGSLWLTTEEADLHSRALTRKLLAAGSGDTVRSRALTGKPARQLRTEWTDAWDDPSGPGTLPMPLQGLLVAEAVSRIQKYETGALLGTPVGQIVGRMNTERSVQAVFDDLTSGFERAVDRINRIAGRSVA; the protein is encoded by the coding sequence ATGGAGACGGAGCTGAGCAAGAAACTGGGAGTCGAGCACGCCATCTTCGGCTTCACGCCGTTCCCGGCGGTGGCTGCGGCCATCACCCGGGCCGGCGGGTTCGGCGTACTCGGCGCGGTCCGCTACACCGCCCCCGACGACCTCGCGCGCGACCTCGACTGGATGCAGGAGCACACCGACGGCAAGCCGTACGGCCTCGATGTCGTCATGCCCGCCAGAAAGGTGGAGGGGGTGACCGAGGCCGACGTGGAGGCGATGATTCCGGCCGGACACCGCCAGTTCGTCCAGGACACCCTCGCCAAGCACGGCGTCCCCGAACTCGCCGAGGGCGAGGCCTCGGGCTGGCGGATCACCGGGTGGATGGAGGAGGTCGCCCGCAACCAGCTCGACGTCGCCTTCGAGTACCCCATCAAGCTGCTCGCCAACGCCCTCGGCTCGCCACCCGCCGACGTCGTGCAACGCGCCCATGACGGGGACGTCCTCGTCGCCGCCCTCGCCGGAAGCGCCAGACACGCCCGGCACCACGCGGACGCGGGCATCGACATCGTCGTCGCCCAGGGGTACGAAGCGGGCGGCCACACCGGAGAGATCGCCTCCATGGTGCTCGTCCCCGACGTCGTCGACGCCGTGGGACCGATCCCCGTCCTCGCCGCCGGAGGCATCGGCAGCGGAGAGCAGATCGCCGCCGGACTCGCCCTCGGAGCGCAGGGCGTCTGGCTCGGCTCGCTCTGGCTGACCACCGAGGAGGCCGACCTCCACTCCCGCGCGCTGACCCGCAAACTCCTTGCCGCAGGTTCCGGCGACACCGTCCGCTCCCGCGCCCTCACCGGCAAACCCGCACGCCAGCTCCGCACCGAATGGACCGACGCCTGGGACGACCCGTCGGGACCCGGCACGCTTCCCATGCCGCTCCAGGGACTGCTGGTCGCCGAGGCCGTATCCCGCATCCAGAAGTACGAGACCGGCGCACTGCTCGGCACCCCCGTCGGTCAGATCGTCGGCAGGATGAACACCGAACGCAGCGTGCAGGCCGTCTTCGACGACCTGACAAGCGGCTTCGAACGCGCCGTGGACCGGATCAACCGCATCGCCGGACGGAGCGTCGCATGA
- a CDS encoding acyl-CoA synthetase: protein MNQPPNGFWAQATAAPDRTVLVAPDGQTWTAGRLHAAANRLVHGLRAAGLRQGDAFAVVLPNGVEFFAAYLAAAQAGFYLVPVNHHLVGPEIAWIVSDSGSKVLIAHERFTDAATAAADEAKLPASHRYAVGEVDDFRPYAELLDGQSDAPPDDRTLGWVMNYTSGTTGRPRGIRRPLPGRLPEESHLGGFLGIFGIRPFDDNVHLVCSPLYHTAVLQFAGAALHVGHPLVLMDKWAPEEMLRVIDAHRCTHTHMVPTQFHRLLALPDEVKERYDVTSMRHAIHGAAPCPDHVKRAMIDWWGRCVEEYYAASEGGGAFATAEDWLKKPGTVGKAWPISELAVFDDDGNRLPPGELGTVYMKMSTGGFSYHKDRTKTEKNRIGDFFTVGDLGILDEDGYLFLRDRKIDMIISGGVNIYPAEIEAALLAHPAVADAAVFGIPHADWGEEVKAVVEPAEGHLPGDGFATEILAHCAQRLAAYKRPRSVDFIEAMPRDPNGKLYKRRLRDPYWEGHRRAL, encoded by the coding sequence ATGAACCAGCCGCCGAACGGCTTCTGGGCCCAGGCCACCGCCGCCCCCGACCGTACGGTCCTTGTCGCGCCCGACGGGCAGACCTGGACCGCGGGCCGGCTGCACGCCGCTGCCAACCGCCTGGTCCACGGGCTGCGTGCGGCCGGGCTCCGGCAGGGCGACGCGTTCGCCGTGGTCCTGCCCAACGGCGTCGAGTTCTTCGCCGCCTACCTCGCCGCCGCCCAGGCCGGCTTCTACCTCGTACCCGTCAACCACCATCTCGTCGGCCCCGAGATCGCCTGGATCGTCTCCGACTCCGGCTCCAAGGTACTGATCGCGCACGAGCGGTTCACCGACGCCGCGACCGCCGCCGCGGACGAGGCGAAGCTGCCCGCGAGCCACCGGTACGCCGTCGGCGAGGTCGACGACTTCCGCCCCTACGCCGAACTGCTCGACGGGCAGTCCGACGCCCCGCCCGACGACCGCACGCTCGGCTGGGTCATGAACTACACCTCCGGCACCACCGGCCGGCCGCGCGGCATCCGCCGCCCGCTGCCCGGCAGGCTCCCGGAGGAGAGCCATCTCGGCGGGTTCCTCGGCATCTTCGGCATCAGGCCGTTCGACGACAACGTCCACCTGGTCTGCTCACCGCTGTACCACACCGCCGTACTCCAGTTCGCGGGCGCCGCCCTGCACGTCGGGCACCCCTTGGTGCTGATGGACAAGTGGGCGCCCGAGGAGATGCTGCGGGTCATCGACGCCCACCGCTGTACGCACACGCACATGGTCCCCACCCAGTTCCACCGCCTCCTGGCCCTGCCCGACGAAGTGAAGGAGCGGTACGACGTCACCTCGATGCGGCATGCCATCCATGGCGCGGCCCCCTGCCCCGACCACGTCAAACGCGCCATGATCGACTGGTGGGGGCGGTGCGTCGAGGAGTACTACGCCGCCAGCGAGGGCGGCGGGGCGTTCGCCACCGCCGAGGACTGGCTGAAGAAGCCCGGCACGGTCGGGAAGGCCTGGCCGATCAGTGAACTCGCCGTCTTCGACGACGACGGAAACCGCCTCCCGCCGGGCGAACTGGGCACCGTCTACATGAAGATGAGCACCGGCGGCTTCAGCTACCACAAGGACAGGACCAAAACGGAGAAGAACCGCATCGGCGACTTCTTCACCGTCGGTGACCTCGGCATCCTCGACGAGGACGGCTATCTCTTCCTCCGCGACCGCAAGATCGACATGATCATCTCGGGCGGCGTGAACATCTACCCCGCCGAGATCGAAGCCGCCCTCCTCGCCCACCCCGCGGTCGCCGATGCCGCCGTCTTCGGTATCCCGCACGCCGACTGGGGCGAGGAGGTCAAGGCGGTCGTCGAACCGGCCGAAGGGCACCTCCCGGGCGACGGGTTCGCCACCGAGATCCTCGCCCATTGCGCACAGCGGCTCGCCGCGTACAAACGCCCCAGGAGCGTCGACTTCATCGAGGCGATGCCACGCGACCCGAACGGCAAGCTGTACAAGCGACGGCTGCGCGACCCGTACTGGGAAGGCCACCGGCGGGCCCTGTGA
- a CDS encoding penicillin acylase family protein, producing the protein MPLRNRLRLLAVSGLALFTVSASLPPAAAAPSHGQHPSGGGLSAVIRYTEYGIPHIVAKDYADLGFGNGWAQAADQVCTLADGFVTLRGERSRYFGPDAAPDGSLSSATKNLSSDLYFRGIRDSHTVEKLLKVPAPAGQSHEVKELERGWAAGYNAWLAQNRITDPACRDADWVRPVTALDVTTRAFALSVLGGQGRGIDGITAAQPPTGAAASPGVPPDDAAQAAQRLLSTQNADMGSNAVAFRGSSTANGRGLLLGNPHYPWQGGRRFWQSQQTIPGELNVAGGSLLGSATVSIGHNANIAWSHTVATGVTLNLHQLTLDPADPTVYLVDGLPERMVKRTVSVAVKGGAAVTRTQWWTRYGPVVTSLGAGLPLPWTATTAYALNDPNATNLRSPDTGLGFSRARSTADIQTTLRRTQGLPWVNTIAADSSGHSFFSQSQVLPRITDELAQRCSTPLGRATYPSSGLAVLDGSRSDCALGSDPDAVQPGIFGPGRMPTVKDAPYVENSNDSAWLTNADAPLTGFERVFGTVAAPRSMRTRGAIEDVSAMAAKGRLTVGDLQDQQYANRAPAGDLAAADLARACAALPGGRAVGSDGTAVDVSAACGVLARWDRKVDTDSRGALLFDRFWRRATTVPSAELWKVPFSAADPVRTPNTLNTSAPGVTSALADAVAELRAAGIALDAPLGDHQGVVRNGKRIPVGGGTESLGIWNKTEPVWDAAGGGYTEVSAGSSYVQAVGWDGSKCPVARTLLTYSQSSNPRSPHFSDQTELYSGERWVTSRFCEKDIARSPALRVVRVHEHR; encoded by the coding sequence TTGCCCCTCCGAAACCGTCTGAGACTTCTCGCGGTATCCGGTCTCGCTCTGTTCACCGTGTCGGCGTCCCTGCCACCGGCGGCCGCCGCTCCCTCGCACGGCCAACACCCGTCGGGCGGCGGGCTGTCCGCCGTGATCCGCTACACCGAGTACGGCATCCCGCACATCGTGGCGAAGGACTACGCGGATCTCGGGTTCGGCAACGGCTGGGCGCAGGCCGCCGACCAGGTGTGCACGCTCGCCGACGGCTTCGTGACGCTGCGCGGCGAGCGGTCGAGGTACTTCGGTCCGGACGCGGCGCCGGACGGTTCGCTGTCCTCCGCGACGAAGAATCTCTCCAGCGATCTCTACTTCCGCGGGATACGCGACAGCCACACCGTCGAGAAACTGCTGAAGGTGCCCGCTCCGGCAGGTCAGAGCCATGAGGTGAAGGAGCTGGAGCGCGGCTGGGCGGCCGGGTACAACGCCTGGCTGGCCCAGAACCGGATCACTGATCCGGCCTGTCGGGACGCCGACTGGGTCCGGCCGGTGACGGCCCTGGATGTCACGACCCGCGCCTTCGCGCTCTCCGTGCTGGGCGGTCAGGGCCGCGGTATCGACGGCATCACAGCGGCACAGCCGCCCACGGGCGCGGCCGCGTCGCCAGGTGTCCCGCCGGACGACGCCGCGCAGGCGGCGCAGCGGCTGCTGTCCACGCAGAACGCGGACATGGGCTCCAACGCGGTCGCGTTCCGCGGCAGTTCGACGGCGAACGGGCGTGGGCTGCTGCTGGGCAATCCGCACTACCCGTGGCAGGGCGGGCGGCGGTTCTGGCAGTCTCAGCAGACCATCCCCGGGGAGCTGAATGTGGCGGGCGGTTCGCTGCTCGGATCGGCGACCGTGTCGATCGGGCACAACGCGAACATCGCGTGGAGCCACACGGTCGCCACCGGTGTCACCCTCAATCTGCACCAGCTGACCCTCGACCCGGCGGATCCGACCGTGTATCTGGTGGACGGGCTGCCGGAGCGCATGGTGAAACGCACGGTCTCGGTGGCCGTGAAGGGCGGCGCCGCGGTGACCCGCACGCAGTGGTGGACCCGGTACGGTCCGGTCGTCACCTCGCTCGGTGCCGGGCTGCCGCTGCCGTGGACGGCGACGACCGCGTACGCGCTCAATGACCCGAACGCCACGAATCTGCGGTCCCCGGACACCGGTCTCGGGTTCAGCAGGGCCCGCAGCACCGCGGACATCCAGACCACGTTGCGGCGTACCCAGGGGCTGCCGTGGGTGAACACCATCGCGGCCGATTCGTCGGGGCACTCGTTCTTCTCCCAGTCGCAGGTGCTGCCGAGGATCACGGACGAGCTCGCGCAGCGGTGCTCCACCCCGCTGGGCCGGGCGACGTACCCGTCGTCGGGGCTCGCGGTGCTGGACGGTTCGAGGAGCGACTGTGCGCTCGGTTCGGACCCGGACGCGGTGCAGCCCGGCATCTTCGGGCCGGGCCGGATGCCGACCGTCAAGGACGCCCCGTACGTCGAGAACTCCAACGACAGCGCCTGGCTGACCAACGCCGACGCTCCGCTGACCGGCTTCGAGCGGGTCTTCGGTACGGTCGCCGCGCCACGGTCGATGCGGACCCGGGGGGCGATCGAGGATGTGTCGGCGATGGCGGCGAAGGGCCGGCTCACCGTCGGCGACCTGCAGGACCAGCAGTACGCGAACCGCGCCCCGGCAGGAGATCTGGCCGCGGCCGACCTGGCGCGCGCCTGCGCCGCGCTGCCCGGCGGGCGTGCCGTCGGGAGCGACGGGACAGCGGTCGATGTGTCGGCGGCGTGCGGTGTGCTTGCCCGTTGGGACCGGAAGGTCGACACCGACAGCCGGGGCGCGCTGCTCTTCGACCGGTTCTGGCGCAGGGCCACCACGGTGCCATCGGCTGAACTGTGGAAGGTGCCCTTCTCCGCCGCGGACCCGGTCCGTACCCCGAACACGCTGAACACCTCCGCTCCGGGCGTCACTTCGGCGCTCGCCGATGCGGTCGCCGAGTTGCGCGCGGCCGGGATCGCCCTGGACGCACCGCTCGGCGACCACCAGGGAGTCGTACGGAACGGGAAGCGCATCCCGGTCGGCGGCGGTACGGAGTCCCTCGGTATCTGGAACAAGACGGAGCCGGTGTGGGACGCGGCAGGTGGCGGCTACACGGAGGTGTCGGCCGGCTCCAGCTATGTCCAGGCGGTCGGCTGGGACGGCTCCAAGTGCCCGGTGGCCCGGACCCTGTTGACGTACTCCCAGTCCTCGAACCCGAGGTCTCCGCACTTCAGCGACCAGACCGAGCTCTACTCGGGTGAGCGCTGGGTGACCTCCCGGTTCTGCGAGAAGGACATCGCACGCTCGCCCGCGCTGCGGGTGGTGCGGGTGCACGAGCACCGGTAG